Within Meles meles chromosome 19, mMelMel3.1 paternal haplotype, whole genome shotgun sequence, the genomic segment GTGTGACTTGTTAGAGGGCTCCTGTATGATTCCTCACTGGTCTGTGAAGAGATGACTCACTTTAGAGCCCTGGGTCTGTGCCcaatgctccccccccccccccatgactcAATTTCAGGACAAAACACCCCCTGTCACCCTCCAGACGTAAAGGTCTGACTCAGGAGCCGGGTGACAGCAAACCCTTGGGGgcagaaatatataaaaagcacCTATGTCAATAATTAACCCTATAGAACTGTGGCCGGTGCCAAGGCTTCCCCTTTATGAGGTCATATCAAAGGCTACAAGCAAAGGCTAGAGGCTGGCAgatttctgagcctcagtgttccgtctgtaaaatggggctgtgTCATCTTGCTCAGTGTTAGAGAAAGAAGTGCAGTGAAATAGTGTCTGTAACGAGCTTCTCACAGGACCTGGTACAGAACAAGAGCTCTATACATGAGAGAAATTTCTTTTGGAAAGGtcattccttccaaatttcctagTAAGCACTTAGCATGTACTTTTCTAATGGACACAGCAAGGAAAATCCAGGGAAAAATATTTGCTCTCTTAGTGCTGGCTTCTGATGagggccaaaataaaaaaaaaaaaattaataaaaactataTTTAATAAGGTGACAtgtgttaaagagaaaaataagtcaggACAGGGGGGGCAAGGAGTAGAGAGATTTTGAGTTTAAACAGATTTTTGAATGGTCAGGGAAGACCTCACTGAGGAGATAACTGAGGAGGTAACATTTGAACAGAGACCtgaaagagacagggagggagctATTGGAGTATCAGAAGGAAAAAcgttccaggcagagagaacaacgagtgcaaaggccctgtggtggaaAATATCTCAGAGAAATAGCAAAGAGGCCAATGGGCATAGTTAGtgaaggggaaagaagagaggaggtCTGTGATGTAACTAGAGGCAGATCACTTAGGGGTTAGTGAGTCACAGGTTAGACTATGGCTTTTAGTCTGTGGGTTGGGAACCATGGAGGGCTCTGAGTAGAGGAGGACATGATCCCATTTAGAGAAAATACTCTGAACTTCTGGCATTTTCTCTCACAGCCCCAGCCTCAAAAGCAAGTTATATCACCCTATAGGGACCATGGGCCTGAGTTCAAGTCTACACAACTTAGATTTAATGATCTTGGACTCGCTGCTTTGTCTTTCTGTGCCTTGTTTTCCTGTTTGTGCAAGAGAATGACGATGACCCTACCCCACAAGAGTTGGGGCATAAACTGTTAAGTATAGCAGCTGGCACAAAGCAAGTAAACAAATGTAAATGTTGTAAATTAATAAAACTCCCATAACTCTCCTGTGAGGAAAGGATCCCCCACTATCCCCTTTtcgcagatgagaaaacagaggctcagaggagaTAAGTCTGTGGGGAAAGAGCACCCCAGAAGTGACTGCTAAAGCCGAGATTTGAAGCCAGGCATCCTAGCTTCGGAGTTAAGGCCCTGGCTTGTCCCTCATCTAACCTCACCTTTAGACAAATTCTTTCATGGCTCTGGGCCTCAATACCCCTGTTGGTAAAAATGCTTGGCTCTAGTGGCATCGAACACACGTTTtctgaaacaataaaataatactatgtatcctcattttacaggtgagaaaattgagcctggggctggggcaggagggagggaaagtaAGTCACACACTGCAGGTAACACTGCTAGTCAGTGGTGGAGGCGGGTCTTGAACCCAGGTCCAAAGGATTTCCAAGTCTTTGAAAGTCAGTCCGTGCCCCATCGGAAGAATGGGCGCGCTGCTGGACTCGTCATCGAGGATTACAGGGAGGCTAAACTGGTCACTCGACGGTGTAGGAAGGTCGGATTAGTTGCGGGGGTCTAGGAAGGGGTTCCCTCCACCCCGCAGCCAGGACACCAGGAGCTCACACCCAACCTCGACCAGCTCCGAGCTCTCGGACAGCAACCTCTCCAACAGAGGCGGGTGGCACCAGGCAAGGCCCGTCCCCCTCGCGTCACGTCCGGGGCGGGGCCTCGGGGCTTTCCCGGTGGGGGGGCAGAGTATCGGTTAACCCCTGCGTGGCCGGACGAGCAGGACTCCGCGGGCCGGAACCCGCGAGTCGGGGCTCCCCAGCCACACCCCTCGCGGGATTTAAAGGGGCAGGAGGGGCCGGGCCGGGTCGAAGCCCGAATCTAGGGAGTGGGCATGAGGCGCTGCCCGTGCCGGGGGAGCCTGAGTGAGGCAGAGGCCGGGGCCCTGCCGGGAGCGGCCCGCATGGGGCTGGAGGCGCCGCGaggggggcggcggcggcagccGGGACAGCAGCGACCTGGGCCTGGCGCAGGGGGCCCAGCGGGGCGGCCCGACGGGGGCGGGCCCCGGGTTCGGATCGAGGGGCCCAGCCTCCACACCGAGCCCGAGAGGGTCGGCCTCGGGCCTGAGCCGGGGACAGACGGACAGGTTGAGCCAGAAGCAGCTGGCCTGGGAGTGGAGACAGAGCGGCCGGGCCAAAAGACGGAGGAGCCAGATGTATCCAGCCTCCGGACGTGTCCCGAAAGGAGCAGCCACTGGTCAGAGCTGGAGGCAGCCGGTCTCTGGACAGAAAGTGGGACAGATGGCTTTTGGACTGGTCCACTCAAGTCTGACCTCCAGTCTCAGCCAGAGAGGGCCAGCCTCTGGACGCAGCCCAGAGTTGATGGGCCCTGGACAGAGATACATGGGACACAGACCCAGCCAGAGAGGGCCAAGACCTGGGCTGATAACGTCCGGACCCGCAAGAACAGGTCCAGTCTCCGGACTCAACCAGAGGGGGACTGTCCCTCAAAAGAATCGAGTGCTGATCCCTCCTGGAAAGAAGTGGACACTGATGGCTCCCAGATACAACAGGATGCTAAAACAGCCTGGAAGCAGGTTGGCACTGAAGATTTCCCAACACAGCAAGATACTGTTGGCTCCTGGACACGGTCTGGCACTGATGGTGCCCAGACACAAGATATTCATGGACCCCAGACAGAACCTGGGACAGACTGTTTTGGGGGGGAGTCCAAGCAGGATGGCCCATTAGAGGAACCAGAACCTGGGGAGTTGGGGACTCACCTATACTCTCACCTGGAGTGTAGCTCCCTGACCCCTGTGCCCCGCCTCATCATCACTCCTGAAACACCAGAGCCTGAGGCTCAGCCAGTGGGACCCCCCTCCCGAGCTGAGGGGGGCAGTGGcggcttctcctctgcctcctctttcGACGAGTCTGAGGATGATGTGGTGGCCGGGGGCGGAGGTGCCAGCGACCCTGAGGACAGGTCTGGGGTGAGTGGGAACCGTCCTGCCCTTGAGCCACACCTCTCCAGACCCCTTATCCCATCCCCTTGCCTTTGCTTTGAGAAGTTTTCTAGTACCCACCGACAGTTTCATCTCCAGGTACCTGCCTCTTCCATCTGTCAGCCTCCTCCCTCTACCGTTGGGGTTACCAACCCACTCCTCGCATGCTCCtcatcctttccttttctcttccccccACTGCCTCCGGTACTGGGGTATATAGTGGACAGCCACTGGTTGACTTAGTGGTGCCCAGGAATTCCTGAAATTGTGTGATCGTGAGagtctgtgtgtgtacacacacatatttctgcATCGAGCGTGTTTGACTTCTTCGGATTTTCTAGAAAGTATGTAACCTCAACATCTGGAGCGCTCTAGTatagaaagacagaaaaggtGCACTTTTCCCCCCTCCGATTTTTTAGTCTAGGGCCTGTGACTGTTTTAAGGGGTCATGAACCTTCATCACCCTTTAGCCATTCATTTTTGTAGGGAGTGAGCCCCCCAGCTTTTATCAGATTCTCGAAGGGCTGTGTGAGCCCCAAATGCTAAGGACCCCCAGCTTAGCCAGGGAGCTTCTGGTCTCCTCGTTGCCCCCCAGCTCCCCATGGGGGGCCCTGCAGACTCTTGTTTACATCCTCTGCCCTCATCCCCGGCTTGGGTGTGGTTCTTCCCTGGTGAATCaggagggctgggctgggaagGTTCAGGGAGGGTCAGCACCAAGGCAGGTGTGAGAGCCTCAAGTGGGTTGGTCTGCTGGGTCCTCCCACTCTCCTGGGTCCTCTGGCTGGAGTCTGCCCTGAGGCCCCCTCTCCCCACAGGCCTCCCTTAGGAACGTGCTCACACATGCGGCCACAGGTAGAGACAGACCTGCCTCAACCTGCCTGCGCCTGGAGCAAAGGAGCTGACCCTATGGTCTTTCTGCCTTCGCTGTTCCCTCCACCTACACTCACATTCTTGGCATCTCGGGACAGCTGATCTGgaagacaatggaaaaaaaatagcaactaGCACTCATTTATGCGCAGCTCTGGACTAAGCTCGTTGCTCATATTAACTCATCGAATCCTCATGGCAGCCCAATGAGGTAGagactattattattcccattttatagatgaggaaactgaggcccagacaggtCATGacacttgtctaaggtcacacacTTTGGAAGacacagagctgggattcaaacccttGGAATACCAGGCACTTTTCTAGGTGTCGTGTATGTGTTAACCCCAAGTCCTCAGAATAGCGCTCTGAGATTGGGATTATTATCAtgtccactttacagatgagaaaactggttTCGAGAGGTTCGGCCACTTGCTTAGGGTCGGTCAAGCCTGGTTGGAGCCAGGATTCTAACTCAGTTCTGGCTGAGTTTAAAACCCAGTTACTTCAGCCTCTGGGACATATGGGTCAATCTGTCCCTCACTTGTTTTCCTCCCAGACCTCCCTGTGTCCAGTTTTTCTTCATCCTTCCAGAATCTGCCTCCAAGATCCACTTTTGGTCAACTTTTGAAACTTCCCTTGCTTTCCGTGCCTTCCTTGGATCCCCAGGGCCTTCCAGATAGCGATCAGAAATTCAGTCCTCTGTTCAGAGCTTCCTGTCTCCAGGCTGCTTCCCACGTTCAGCTTCCTTGCTCCCCTCCTGACCCCCTCCACTGTCGTGAAGCCCAAGGGCACAccatcctgccccccccccccttgttgCTCCCACtgcccaaaaaaaacaaaccctggcTTCCTTCTCGCTTCATTTTGAAATCCCAGACAGACCCACCACACTACGGAGTGGTCAGGGCTGGGTTAGGGGAAGCCAAGTGTTGTGGGAGACCATGGTCAGGGCAGGGGTATGTGTGATTGGTCACACCTGGGGTAtcagagagggcttcctggaggagggggcgtGGAAGAGGAGACCATCGTGAAACCATCTGAGAAAGCCTGAATTAACCATCAGgtgtaagaaagagaaaagacactgaatctgcttatgataaaaaaaagaagggagaaaaaaaaaaaagaccacaacaGCTAATGTTCTTTAGTACAAGCGATGTTTTTGGAGCAGCTATTTGTGCTAGGCTGTGGCTGGGGACGTAGGCATAACTATGAGAACCCCAATCCCTGCCTTCAGAGTTCATAGTCCAGCAGGGGTATAGCTTGTCAGCCCAGGGCAGTGGGTTCCGAGTCGGAACCCCAGCAATGTGCTGTGTGACTGAGGCAACTGAtttcatctctctgggcctctgtttcctctgtaATAGAGACAACAGTCCTCCTGGGGTTGTGTTTTTAGGATTAAGTAGGTTATAGCTCACCGAGTCTTTGTCATTGTGCCTGGAATGTTCCAGGTGCTTAGTAAACAGGAACCTTTATTAATCACCTCCTCTCCACGGCTGGCAGCTGGAAGGTGGAAGGAACAGCCATTCCTGAATCCTGCAGTCCCAACGCCCTGCCTCTGCATGACCTTCCCACCATCAGTTAGATGTCTGCCAGGTGGCGGAGCTCTGAGTGGGTGGGAGAGAACATGGCTTTGACCCCAGGGTAGTGGGGGAATGGGCCACACAGCTTCCCTCTCTGGAAAGGACCCCTTGTCCTAACACCTGCCTTAGGGCCTGCCATGTGCTTGGAGCAAAgagtgtgtccgtgtgtgtgtgcatgcgtgctcATGAATGTGAACCAGACACGGACCCAGTCCCAAGAACCTTTTGGCTAAGTCAACCCGATACAACTAAATCTTTGTTTTCAGGTAACTTAACTGGTTTTAtgttgcttgttctctctctttctttgcttctgcttatctctttctttctggtcATTGCTTTGTACCTGtgtctccctttctgtctttctatattttctttctttgtcttttggcaGCCCTGTCTCTCTCTTAGTCGGGCTAGGTCGGGGTTTGCTGTAGTAACAAACAGCCCCCAAACTTAGAGACCTGGAACAACATGGGATTGTTTTTGTTCACATGCACAGGGACCGTGAGCCACTGGTGGGTGAGGGAGCTCTGCTCCGTGCTGTTTTCACGCAAGGTCAGGACTGAGGAAGCTTCCGTTTCTTTTTCCACACTCCCCACCCTGTTCTACAGCAGGGCAAAGGACACGGAGACTCATGTACTGGCTTTCACGCTTCtgctcacatttcattggccaaagcaagtcagaAACCCAAGGTCAGGATGGCAGGGTTGTCCCTGGAacagggaggggctggagccaTGTGGTGAGCTGTGCTCATGACTGTCCCAGTCTCCGGCtcctgtgcctgtctctctggctcCGTCATTACCTTGTCACCTGCTtctatttctgtcttttctctgtggTTCTGCCTCCACTCACCAACTCCTGCTTCTGTCATCTTCTCCAGGATGTCTGACTTGGTTTCGGGACGGAAGGGAGGTTCCCACGTGTTTGGTGTGTGTCTGTGGAGGGGAAGACTTGGGAGCTGCTTGTTACTGCAGTGAGATCTGGCCTATTTCTACTCTTTTAGGACAGAAGAAAATGGACAGACTCTTCCCCAGCTTTGCTGAGGCCTTTGGGGGACCTCGAGGTGGCTGAAGTGGTGGGTGTTGCTCAGCCCCGTGAGCTTGGGAGCAGCGATCCCAAGAAGCCCCCTGGCCCTGGAAAGACCCCTAGTCTACCTGGTTCCCCTCAGTGTAGCACCCTAtccccttccctccccgcccTTGACACTGACCCCACCCTGCTCTTCCTCACACAGAACAAACCGTGGAAGAAGCTGAAGACGGTTCTGAAATATTCACCCTTCATGGTCTCCTTCCGAAAACACTACCCTTGGGTCCAGCTGTCGGGACACGCTGGTGAGAGCAGGGATGTGGGCGCCGGCAGGGGGCAGAGAAGCCTGGGCTGGGGGAAGAAAGCTCCAGAGCCATTCTCTATAGCTCAGCTTGCCTCATCTGTCACGTGGGCTTGAGGACAGTCTCCCCATCATGAGGCTGGTATGGGACGTGCTTAGGCCTGGGTCAGGCCATCCATACATCAGAGCTGCGGGCTCTTCCCTGTTGTCTCAGTGATGGGGGGGATGGGGAGCAAATCCTAACCCTGGGAGAATGGTCCTGGGCTCAAAGTTTTATATATGGGAGATCCTGGGCCGGTTATGTTCTCTTACTAggccttggttttctcacctgTGATATGGAGATCACCATACCTCCTTTGCTGGCTTAACAGAAGGGTTAAAATCAAAATGTATATGCACAGgccacctggttggctcagtcggtagagcatgtgactctgaatctcagggttgtgagttcaagccccacattaggcatggagcctgcataaaataaaaataaagtcagatatttaagaaaataatgataaaccAAAATGTCTATGAAGATTGAGACATGGGCCCTTATAAATGGAAATAATCCTTCCTTGTTCTCTCCACATGGCCAGATAGAGTAGACCCTCTGTAGACAGCAGGTCTGATGGTTTTCCCCAGGTCCTAGCATGATGTCTCTGATAGTAGCccaatgcccagcacagagcagtTTCTGAAAAGAGCAAGATAATAAGTGTGCTAAGTTCTGTGGGCTGAATAGGCTGGGTCACAACAACTCAGTACTATTGTTACACAGCATGAACGCAGCCACAGATAATGCATAAACATGTGAGCgtgtctgtgttccaataaaactttatttacaaaaaaacagTAGTGGTGAGAATTAGACAAATCGCGTGGGTCCACCAGCAAAGGGAGACAAGAAGGGGACTTACCTACCTGGTTCATCGCTAGATCTGAGTCATTGAAAAGGCCGGCTCCCCCAGCCACAGGACCGCCATCTCTCTGCATTCTCATTACTCTGGCTgagttaaaatacaaaaaaaaaaaaaaaacccctcagaaGTGAGTGCTTAAAAGAAGATTTAGTGGAATCAAAGGATCATTTTATTGCACTCCCAGGTTTGGGGTCAGGAGTCCAGACGGACCATGGCAGGGATGGCCTGTTGCTGCCTCATGGTATCTGGGAACTCAGCTAGGACAACTCTTTCGAACACCGCAGGGtggaaactttattttaaagatattatttatttatttgacagggagagacgtagtgagagagggaacacaaccagggggagtgggagagggagaagcagggttcctgctgagcagggagcccgatgtggggctcggtcccaggaccctgggatcatgacctgagctgagggcagacgcttcatgactgagccacccacgcacccaaGGCTGAAACTTTTGAGATGCATTCATGCCCGTGCCTTGTGATCGATTGTCAGCTGGCTCTCAGCTAAGACCACCTCCGTGTGGCTTCTCTGTGTCgctgcttgggcttcctcacagtaTGGTAGCCGCAGACTCGTCCACTTTCTTCCCCACCTGCTCAGGATGGCGAGGCAAGCGTCTCTGCCAACAGAGTGGAAATCACTTCTCCTCTTGCGACCTAGACTCTGAAGTCCCAGGGTCACTTCTGTCATCAGTGCGCACAGGTTTAAGAGGAGAAGAAGAATTAGATTCCACTTCTTGATGGGGAATGGTGAGATTCTAGAAGAACCTGTGGGTCAGGTTCAGATATTGTGCAGCCATCTTTGGAGAACATAATCTGAAAATACAGTTCGCCTCAGTAAGAATTCGTAATTCTAATCTACACACAGTCTGCAGGGGCCAGGAAATGCCAGATTTGTCAGTTAACTTTTTGAagaccttttttttaaggttttatttatttatttgtcagagagagagagagcgagagagcacaagcaaggggagtggcaggctccccactgagcaaggagcctgatgggggacttgatctcaggacccctgagatcatgacccgagctgaaggcagatgtttaactggctgagccaccgaggcgtcccTGACAGTTAAATAGGCCCCAGGTGTTAGCACTGTGGGACTCCAGGCAGAAgtaaatgcaaatttttttttttttaagattttatttatttattggagagagagagagagagatagtgagagagagcgcagaagcagggaggaaaaggagaagcaggctcctcgcaaaGCAAGGAtcctgatacaggactcgatcccaggaccctgagatcatgacccgaactgaaggcagatgctcaaccgcctgagccaccaggcgtcccaaAGCAAATGCAGATCTGCTGTGGAGCTTCATGCTCTCCACTCGGATCGCACAAAAATCCCCACAGCCGATCACGAGCTCCCCACgtaaaatgacaaaacaaatgaGGACACAACGTGCTATGACCAGGACTCCAAACAAGGAGCAGCAGCAGGTCCTCCCCTTGCCACACTGGAGGCCAAGACTGTGAGAGTTGCGGGGAGGAAGAGAAAGCCCTTCAGAAGGgtcaggcaggaggagggaagcCACGATCCAGTGCATCCGGGAGATGAGGAGATTCTCGGGCTGATCCAGCTTCTTGTCCACTGTGCTGCTCCTAGGGAACTTCCAGGCAGGAGAGGACGGTCGGATCCTCAAGCGTTTCTGTCAATGTGAGCAGCGCAGCCTGGAGCAACTGATGAGTGACCCCCTGCGGCCTTTCGTGCCAACCTACTATGGCGTGGTGCAGCGGGATGGCCAGGCCTTCAACCAGATGGAAGATCTCCTGGCGGATTTTGAGGGCCCCTCCATCATGGACTGCAAGATGGGCAGCAGGTAGGTTGAGGGGCGGCTGTGGGGCCGAGGTGAAGGGCCAggggatgcccaaccaactgagccactcaggcgtccacCATTTCCCTCTCTTAATTGTATCTTTTGATAAACAGAAGCACTTTTAATCCAGGCCAGTTTGCCATTTTTCGTTAACGATTAGGAGCTTTGTGTTTAAGAAATCTGCCTACTCCAAGATTGTGTgatctcctgtgttttcttctacaaGTTTTATTGTTTGAACTTTCACATCTAGCTTTGCGATCCATCTAGCATTAATCTTTATACAATGTGTGAGGTAGGGATTGAAATCCCCCCGTGTCAGTATCGCAAAACTGTTgactcagcaccatttattgagaagacctccttttccccactgaattgctgggcttttgttgttgtcgtACAGGTGAATGTACACGTGTTGTCTGATTTTAGACTCTGTTTCTGTCCATCGATCCAGTTGTCTATTCTTGTGCCATGCTGTGGGTTTATTACTTGTCTTGATATCAGAGAGTATGTCGTGTGTCTTTGTTCCTCATAGTTTTCTTTGTCACGTCCTCTGTGTCCCAGGACCTACCTGGAGGAGGAACTAGTGAAGGCCCGAGAAAGGCCGCGGCCCCGGAAGGACATGTATGAGAAGATGGTGGCTGTGGACCCCAGGGCCCCCACCCCTGAGGAACATGCCCAGGGTGCTGTCACCAAGCCCCGCTACATGCAGTGGAGGGAGACCGTGAGCTCGACCTCCACCCTGGGCTTCCGGATTGAGGGCATCAAGGTGAGGGCCAGGAGCTGCTTGCCTGTCGCCAGAGGCCTGAGCGCTAGATCAGAGGCAGGGCCTCGTGGGGAACATGGGTGTCAGGGAAAGCAGGGAAGaagcaggatgtggagaaagagtgGGAGACTGTGGAAGATGAGTAGACAGGGGCTCAGGGAAGtcttgcttctctctcacccCTGTCAGTGTCCAAGTTTTGTTTACCTGTCTCCCTGAGTAGCTCCTGATTCCTTCTGCTCGCCTCCCTATGGCCCCTGCCCTAGTCCGCCCATCTTTCCCGCCTAGTCGCCCTAATCTCTCCTCACCCCAGCCTCCCTGGTCTCTCCCCCGACCCCCAGCCACTCTGGtctcccccacccaaccccaccaccagcctccctggtctccccccaacccccagcctccctgtctgtccccccacccccagccttccTGGTCTctcccccaccagcctccctGGTCTCTCCTCACCCCAGCCTCCCTGGTCTCCCCCCATAACCCCACCACCGGCCTCCCTGGTCTCTCCTGCCCTAGGCTGCCTGGGCTCCTGGGTCCTTGTCTCACCCCCGCTGATCCACATCTAACGTGGCCGCTGAAAGGATCCTTACTCCCCTGTATGGGGaaagattttcctttttgctttctctctttccttcttcctctcccttttttgTAAATTAAACCTAATTGTTTGAAGACGGATTCACAcagtttaaaaatctaaataatataaaagggtgtggggggagggaatCTCTTTCCTGACCTGCTGCTCTCCTTCCcattctgcccctctgcccccgaCTGCTCCTGGAGAACCACCTTCtggtttcttctgtttcttcctgcaAATACAAACAAATGCAATTGCATATCCTGaattttcctcctccccctcttacACAAAAGGTAGTGTAGCCCTGGAGAATTTTCCATATCATTCCATGGAaagtctgcctgcctgccttcctttcttttcctttctcccttcctgcctttctcAGTTGTGTAATAGGTCTCTCTGGATGAGACACAGGCCCCTACGGATGGCCACCTGGGTTTCCACTTTTTGCCATTATAAAAGTACCTCGGTGAATCACTTTATATACAAGACACTTTGCAAGTGGGTGGGTTAAGCTGTAGATGAGAGTCCCAGAAACAGGGGCACGGTGTCGAAGATTTGGCTAGAGATTGTCAAGCTCCTTTCATAGGAGTAAGACCATTTCACACCCCACCAATGACACATGAGAGTACCTGTTTCCCAACGACCTTGCCTGAGTCATCTTTCTGAGTTGTACATCTGATGCTCGTTCTCCTATTCAAAATCCTTCCATGGCTCCCTAGTCCCCTCGAGAGAAATTCCCTGGCCTAGAGGACCCTCCAGGGTCTAGCCTCATCTCTCTCCAATCTCTTCCTCCTTACCTATCTATAGGCCACACTGAAGCAGTTTCATTTGCTTTAAAGAGTCCTGCTCTCTTCTGCCACAGGACCTCTGCACGTGCTCTTCCCCATGTCCCCCTGATTGACTCCCAGTCATTTTcctatctcattttatttttaatttaatttttaaaatacatttgagagagagagagcgtgcacacacatggtggggaggagcagtgggagagggagaagcagattcccccgctgagcagggagcctggtgcggggcttgatcccaggacccagagatcatgacctgagccaaaggcagatgtttaaccatctgagccacccag encodes:
- the ITPKC gene encoding inositol-trisphosphate 3-kinase C; the encoded protein is MRRCPCRGSLSEAEAGALPGAARMGLEAPRGGRRRQPGQQRPGPGAGGPAGRPDGGGPRVRIEGPSLHTEPERVGLGPEPGTDGQVEPEAAGLGVETERPGQKTEEPDVSSLRTCPERSSHWSELEAAGLWTESGTDGFWTGPLKSDLQSQPERASLWTQPRVDGPWTEIHGTQTQPERAKTWADNVRTRKNRSSLRTQPEGDCPSKESSADPSWKEVDTDGSQIQQDAKTAWKQVGTEDFPTQQDTVGSWTRSGTDGAQTQDIHGPQTEPGTDCFGGESKQDGPLEEPEPGELGTHLYSHLECSSLTPVPRLIITPETPEPEAQPVGPPSRAEGGSGGFSSASSFDESEDDVVAGGGGASDPEDRSGNKPWKKLKTVLKYSPFMVSFRKHYPWVQLSGHAGNFQAGEDGRILKRFCQCEQRSLEQLMSDPLRPFVPTYYGVVQRDGQAFNQMEDLLADFEGPSIMDCKMGSRTYLEEELVKARERPRPRKDMYEKMVAVDPRAPTPEEHAQGAVTKPRYMQWRETVSSTSTLGFRIEGIKKASGTCNTNFKKTQELEQVTKVLEDFVEGNRGILRKYVARLEELREALENSPFFKTHEVVGSSLLFVHDHTGLARVWMIDFGKTVALPDHQTLSHRLPWAEGNREDGYLWGLDNLICLLRGLAQG